The Corynebacterium renale genome includes a region encoding these proteins:
- a CDS encoding aldo/keto reductase: MEYRRLGSSGLRVSSVGLGTGSWGEEVSVDVAAAMAREFCSAGGTLIDVSSAYGGGQSEIMVAKALRGIPRSELVLSSAGGIDPTKPVGQRVDASRRHLLAQLDRSLASLRTDFLDLWSVAYWDPGVPVEEVVAVLEYAVDSGRVRYAGVRDYTGWQLALTASEAGLPIVSVQNEYSLVVRGIEMDVVPAAEYMGIGIIAAAPLAHGALYGSRAADGHPPAALQPYAGRRTDTISDALRTAADGLGVNPAAVAQAWVRQRPAVASVIVGGREVEHIVSAVENASLVLPRAIERALTDVSH, from the coding sequence GTGGAATATCGACGTTTGGGTTCTAGTGGATTGCGGGTTTCCTCCGTAGGTCTAGGTACGGGTAGTTGGGGCGAGGAAGTCTCGGTCGACGTTGCGGCAGCTATGGCTCGTGAATTCTGTTCTGCTGGAGGCACGCTTATCGACGTCTCATCTGCTTATGGAGGCGGCCAATCGGAAATAATGGTTGCGAAAGCTCTCCGTGGAATTCCTCGTTCCGAGCTTGTCTTGTCTTCGGCTGGCGGTATCGACCCTACGAAGCCAGTCGGGCAGCGGGTCGACGCATCACGGCGTCACTTGTTGGCGCAGCTCGATCGGAGCCTGGCATCGTTGCGTACCGATTTTCTTGATTTATGGTCGGTGGCTTATTGGGATCCTGGAGTTCCGGTTGAGGAAGTTGTTGCTGTTTTGGAATACGCAGTCGATAGTGGTCGCGTCCGATATGCCGGTGTGCGGGACTACACAGGCTGGCAGTTGGCGCTTACCGCTTCTGAGGCTGGGCTGCCTATTGTGTCTGTTCAGAATGAGTACTCCCTGGTGGTTCGCGGTATAGAAATGGATGTTGTGCCTGCGGCGGAGTACATGGGTATTGGAATCATCGCTGCTGCTCCCCTCGCACACGGCGCTCTCTATGGGAGCCGCGCTGCAGATGGGCATCCTCCGGCAGCTTTGCAGCCTTATGCAGGTAGAAGAACAGACACCATTTCTGACGCCTTGCGCACGGCCGCAGACGGTTTGGGCGTAAATCCCGCAGCTGTTGCCCAGGCTTGGGTTCGCCAGCGCCCGGCTGTTGCATCAGTGATTGTGGGTGGTCGCGAAGTTGAGCATATTGTTTCGGCGGTTGAGAATGCGAGCTTAGTGCTCCCACGGGCGATTGAGCGTGCGTTGACAGACGTGTCACATTAG
- the mshC gene encoding cysteine--1-D-myo-inosityl 2-amino-2-deoxy-alpha-D-glucopyranoside ligase, whose product MESWKSPEVPSVPGQSQDLELYDTADQEVKPVEIPESGPVGMYVCGITPYDSTHLGHAATYLAFDLIYRQLLDNGYNVHYVQNVTDVDDPLFERAERDGVDWKELGQSQIDLFRSDMAALSVIPPRDFVAATETISEAAELIERLLANGAAYTVEDMENPDIYAAHDATEQFGYESNYSGAEMEKLFAERGGDPDRPGKAARIDALLWRSEREGEPSWDTDLGPGRPGWHVECSAIALNRLGSHFSIQGGGHDLMFPHHEYSAAHVEAATGVDRMAGHYVHTGMIGLDGTKMSKSLGNLVFVSNLLKEGYDPSAIRLGVFAGHYRDHRDWSDEVLADASSRLAYWREAAKNSTSMDLAEELVTTIRECLANDLDTPGVIKAVDAWAIASSDSESNPEAGKLVARALDGLMGIKLDLPED is encoded by the coding sequence ATGGAATCATGGAAGAGCCCCGAGGTCCCTTCCGTACCTGGCCAATCTCAGGACCTTGAGCTTTACGATACCGCTGATCAAGAGGTCAAACCGGTCGAAATTCCGGAGAGCGGCCCCGTGGGCATGTACGTCTGTGGAATCACTCCCTACGATTCCACTCACCTCGGGCACGCGGCCACTTACCTGGCCTTCGACCTCATCTACCGTCAGCTGCTAGATAACGGCTATAACGTCCACTATGTTCAAAACGTCACCGATGTCGATGATCCACTCTTTGAGCGCGCAGAACGCGATGGCGTTGACTGGAAGGAACTAGGCCAGAGCCAGATTGACCTATTCCGCTCGGACATGGCGGCACTGTCCGTTATTCCTCCTCGCGATTTCGTGGCTGCTACAGAAACTATTTCCGAGGCCGCGGAGCTCATTGAGCGCTTGCTAGCCAATGGCGCCGCCTACACCGTCGAAGACATGGAAAACCCGGACATTTACGCAGCTCACGACGCTACTGAGCAGTTCGGTTACGAATCTAACTACAGCGGGGCAGAGATGGAAAAACTCTTCGCCGAACGCGGTGGCGATCCGGACCGTCCTGGAAAGGCAGCGCGCATCGACGCCCTGCTATGGCGTTCCGAACGCGAAGGCGAACCTTCGTGGGACACCGACTTGGGCCCCGGCCGGCCAGGCTGGCACGTAGAGTGCTCTGCTATCGCGTTGAACCGCTTGGGCAGCCATTTTTCCATTCAGGGTGGTGGCCATGACTTGATGTTCCCGCACCACGAGTATTCTGCAGCGCACGTCGAGGCAGCTACTGGTGTCGACCGCATGGCTGGTCACTATGTGCACACCGGCATGATTGGCCTGGATGGCACGAAGATGTCCAAGTCCCTGGGCAATCTCGTCTTTGTATCTAACCTGCTCAAGGAAGGATATGATCCATCTGCGATTCGTCTGGGCGTATTCGCTGGGCACTACCGCGACCACCGCGATTGGTCCGACGAAGTTCTTGCTGACGCATCGTCGCGCTTAGCATATTGGCGCGAAGCAGCGAAGAACTCCACGAGCATGGACCTCGCGGAGGAACTGGTTACTACCATCCGCGAATGCTTGGCCAACGACCTGGATACCCCTGGCGTAATCAAGGCCGTTGACGCCTGGGCCATTGCGAGCTCAGACAGTGAATCGAACCCTGAAGCTGGCAAGCTTGTTGCTCGCGCGCTCGACGGCCTGATGGGCATTAAACTGGACCTTCCAGAAGATTAG
- a CDS encoding quinone-dependent dihydroorotate dehydrogenase, whose translation MNDIWVRARQAAYALALKGMFTIDPEKIHDIIMAAVKLTQKVTPLRKTLGAILPVNDPILVQDVFGIRFNQPLGLAAGFDKNAEAPDVWAAVGFGYAELGTVTAKAQPGNDSPRLFRLPADKAILNRMGFNNEGAETAACNLRARHDEGVIAINIGKTKVVAPEDAVADYRASARAVNGTADFVVVNVSSPNTPGLRDLQAVESLRPILEAVMEETSSAKMPVLVKIAPDLNNDDVDAVADLAVELGLAGIVATNTTISREGLSTDADKVASMGAGGISGAPLNDRALEVLQRLYARVGGKLALVSSGGISTPQQAWERITSGANLLQGYTGMIYYGPDWIRLIHKGLATQCRRHGLQSLQAAVGSGLPWKE comes from the coding sequence ATGAATGATATTTGGGTACGAGCCCGTCAAGCCGCATATGCCTTAGCGCTTAAAGGCATGTTTACCATTGATCCGGAAAAAATCCATGACATCATCATGGCCGCAGTGAAACTCACGCAAAAAGTCACGCCACTGCGTAAGACGCTTGGGGCAATACTGCCGGTCAACGACCCGATCTTGGTTCAAGATGTCTTCGGTATACGTTTTAATCAACCTTTAGGCCTCGCCGCTGGTTTTGACAAGAATGCTGAAGCGCCTGACGTATGGGCTGCTGTGGGATTCGGGTACGCCGAGCTCGGGACCGTCACCGCAAAGGCACAACCGGGCAACGACTCCCCTCGCCTGTTCCGTCTTCCCGCCGATAAAGCGATTTTGAATCGGATGGGCTTTAACAATGAGGGGGCAGAGACTGCAGCATGCAATCTCCGGGCGCGTCACGACGAAGGCGTGATCGCCATAAACATCGGCAAAACCAAAGTTGTCGCGCCTGAGGATGCTGTCGCAGATTATCGTGCGTCAGCCCGTGCAGTGAACGGAACCGCAGATTTCGTCGTGGTGAACGTCTCCTCCCCTAACACTCCTGGACTCCGAGACCTTCAAGCAGTGGAATCACTACGCCCAATTCTCGAAGCTGTGATGGAAGAAACTTCTTCCGCGAAAATGCCTGTGCTGGTGAAAATTGCTCCCGACCTCAACAACGACGACGTCGATGCAGTAGCAGATCTGGCAGTTGAACTTGGGCTCGCAGGCATTGTCGCAACCAACACCACCATTTCCCGTGAAGGTTTAAGCACGGATGCGGACAAAGTTGCTTCCATGGGGGCCGGCGGTATCTCTGGTGCGCCGTTGAATGATCGCGCGCTCGAGGTACTCCAACGCCTATACGCACGTGTCGGAGGAAAGCTTGCTCTTGTCTCCAGCGGGGGAATCTCTACCCCACAGCAAGCGTGGGAACGCATCACCAGTGGGGCAAACCTGCTGCAAGGGTATACCGGAATGATTTACTACGGACCTGACTGGATCCGGCTTATCCACAAGGGGCTCGCTACACAGTGCCGGCGTCATGGTTTGCAATCGCTTCAGGCTGCTGTCGGTAGCGGTCTGCCGTGGAAGGAATAA
- a CDS encoding undecaprenyl-diphosphate phosphatase yields MSVLAAGETSAAADAMSWAQVVVLSLVQGLTEFLPVSSSGHLRIVSEMFWGEDAGASFTAVVQLGTEAAVLVYFAQDIWRILTGWFRGLMNKDQRGFDYRMGWMVIVGTIPVGVIGFLGKDLIRDNLRNLWITATVLVLFSFVFIWAEKVGSKTRSFDQLTMKDAVLMGFAQCLALIPGVSRSGGTISAGLFLGLDRAVAARFSFLLAIPAVLASGLFSLPDAFNPDAGQAASGIQLLVGTGIAFVVGYISIAWLLRFVSNNSFSWFAAYRIPAGLLVMALLAAGVLQPF; encoded by the coding sequence ATGAGTGTTCTCGCGGCCGGGGAAACCAGCGCAGCCGCTGATGCGATGAGCTGGGCGCAAGTCGTTGTCCTGTCCTTAGTACAAGGCTTGACCGAATTCCTACCGGTTAGTTCGTCTGGCCACCTGCGCATCGTATCCGAAATGTTTTGGGGCGAAGACGCGGGCGCTTCCTTTACCGCGGTGGTGCAGTTGGGTACAGAAGCCGCCGTCCTGGTGTACTTTGCTCAGGATATTTGGAGAATTCTGACTGGTTGGTTCCGGGGCCTTATGAATAAAGACCAACGGGGCTTCGACTACCGAATGGGGTGGATGGTAATCGTTGGCACGATTCCTGTCGGCGTCATCGGTTTCTTAGGCAAAGACCTCATCCGCGACAATCTCCGCAACCTCTGGATTACAGCGACCGTTCTCGTTTTGTTCTCATTCGTGTTCATTTGGGCGGAAAAAGTGGGTTCGAAGACCCGCAGCTTCGACCAACTGACCATGAAGGACGCAGTGCTCATGGGCTTCGCTCAATGTCTGGCACTGATACCTGGTGTATCGCGGTCTGGTGGCACAATTTCAGCTGGTCTCTTCTTGGGGCTCGATCGCGCTGTCGCTGCCCGCTTCAGTTTTCTTCTGGCCATTCCGGCGGTTCTCGCCTCGGGACTATTCTCACTTCCTGATGCTTTCAATCCTGACGCTGGCCAGGCTGCCTCGGGGATCCAGCTACTCGTAGGTACTGGTATTGCCTTCGTGGTGGGGTACATATCCATCGCTTGGTTACTGCGATTCGTCTCCAACAATTCTTTCTCTTGGTTCGCGGCATACCGCATCCCAGCTGGCCTGCTGGTCATGGCATTGCTTGCAGCCGGCGTTCTGCAACCGTTCTAA
- a CDS encoding YbhB/YbcL family Raf kinase inhibitor-like protein, with amino-acid sequence MTSYVDTTRFPGPDPYAPLGDLPAFPVRSSSFVEGEELAARLQAPKNVSPHLAWDAADLPEGTRSIAITCLDPDAPTGSGYWHWAVFNIPVNVTEIAEGAATEDGLDGVPEARALCNDSGQRAYYGPQPPVGHGFHRYLFAVHAVDTEELDIPENATPTVLGFNLYFHSLARTITWGWAENK; translated from the coding sequence ATGACTTCTTACGTAGATACCACTCGATTCCCCGGTCCCGACCCCTATGCACCACTCGGCGATCTTCCTGCTTTTCCTGTACGTAGTTCCAGCTTTGTCGAAGGCGAAGAACTTGCCGCACGCCTCCAAGCGCCAAAGAATGTGTCACCACACCTGGCCTGGGACGCAGCTGATCTTCCTGAAGGTACCCGTTCCATAGCTATCACGTGCTTGGATCCAGATGCCCCCACAGGCTCTGGCTACTGGCACTGGGCTGTTTTCAACATCCCCGTCAATGTCACGGAGATCGCCGAAGGAGCAGCCACTGAAGACGGGTTAGACGGCGTGCCGGAAGCCAGGGCGTTGTGTAACGATTCCGGCCAGCGTGCCTACTACGGTCCGCAGCCGCCAGTTGGCCACGGTTTTCATCGTTACCTGTTCGCCGTTCACGCTGTGGACACGGAAGAATTAGATATCCCAGAGAATGCGACACCAACAGTTCTGGGCTTCAACCTCTACTTCCATTCTTTGGCCCGAACCATCACATGGGGCTGGGCTGAGAACAAATAG
- a CDS encoding GNAT family N-acetyltransferase: MSKTLSLTSFEKAYVDQATELLTRSFAYDPSFAEIAQLHTEQGDFGVLRELFRAQLTSWGDQAHVDLAFLDDDLVGIATWSEPDALPAMEDIADHMVPIVGQDVWDRMLSGHKEELAYHPKFPHWYLYVIAVAPSAQGHGVGSALINKGLDRVGRDAAYLEASTHRAARLYKRFDFALLGEIPTSDGSPGELAMWRSPAVPDEGPALVRPRTSSW; encoded by the coding sequence ATGAGCAAAACACTGTCTTTGACGAGTTTCGAAAAGGCCTACGTTGACCAGGCCACCGAGCTGCTGACTCGCTCGTTTGCGTACGATCCCTCCTTCGCTGAAATTGCGCAGTTGCATACCGAACAAGGTGATTTCGGTGTATTGCGTGAATTGTTTCGCGCCCAGCTCACATCGTGGGGCGACCAAGCGCATGTCGACTTAGCTTTTCTCGATGACGATTTGGTGGGAATAGCCACCTGGTCCGAACCTGACGCATTGCCAGCTATGGAAGACATCGCCGATCACATGGTTCCAATTGTCGGGCAGGATGTCTGGGATCGTATGCTCAGCGGGCATAAAGAGGAACTGGCATACCACCCTAAGTTCCCACATTGGTATCTCTATGTCATTGCTGTAGCCCCTAGTGCGCAGGGACATGGGGTTGGCAGTGCCCTCATCAACAAGGGGCTCGATCGCGTGGGCCGCGACGCGGCGTACCTCGAAGCATCGACCCACCGTGCAGCGCGTCTTTATAAGCGGTTTGATTTCGCACTGTTGGGCGAGATCCCCACATCGGACGGATCCCCTGGCGAGTTAGCTATGTGGCGTTCTCCTGCTGTTCCCGACGAAGGCCCAGCGTTAGTTCGACCACGGACGAGCAGTTGGTAG
- a CDS encoding VTT domain-containing protein has product MASLVRDAVDSMRAWSWMKRCIISAGLILFLACTIFLEVPPLSVLRGWADSLGSSFIIVFWLLYVAITQFPIPRTLLTLASGVLFGPALGTLVALTATTASAMLSLVVVRRLLGEWMAPRLKHPAVASINTRLRQRGWLAVGSLRLIAGVPFSVLNYVAALTSVRVIPFGAATLIGSAPGTCATVFIGDTLTTGFNPVLAVVTVGLACLGFVGLLIDAKAPVRNQPNDA; this is encoded by the coding sequence ATGGCATCGCTTGTACGTGACGCCGTAGATTCGATGCGCGCATGGTCGTGGATGAAGCGTTGCATAATCAGCGCAGGACTTATCCTTTTCCTGGCCTGCACGATTTTTTTAGAGGTCCCGCCTCTCAGCGTGTTGCGGGGTTGGGCGGACAGTCTCGGCTCAAGTTTTATCATCGTTTTTTGGCTGCTGTACGTCGCCATCACGCAATTCCCTATTCCGCGAACATTGTTGACCTTGGCAAGCGGAGTTCTTTTCGGTCCGGCGCTAGGGACACTGGTAGCGCTCACAGCCACAACTGCTTCCGCTATGCTCTCGTTGGTTGTAGTCAGACGTCTCCTTGGAGAGTGGATGGCGCCGAGGCTGAAGCATCCTGCCGTCGCAAGCATTAACACACGATTGCGGCAGCGCGGGTGGCTTGCTGTTGGCTCACTGCGTCTCATTGCGGGGGTCCCGTTTTCTGTTCTGAACTATGTCGCGGCGCTAACGTCCGTGCGAGTTATCCCCTTTGGGGCGGCAACACTCATTGGTTCAGCGCCGGGGACGTGCGCAACCGTGTTCATTGGAGATACTCTCACAACAGGTTTTAACCCGGTTCTCGCCGTTGTCACTGTGGGGCTTGCATGTCTCGGGTTCGTCGGATTGCTTATCGACGCTAAAGCCCCCGTCCGCAACCAACCAAACGATGCATAA
- a CDS encoding DNA-binding protein, with amino-acid sequence MFAIFARYRGRSTNRAELVRNSAEALSTLPGVAPFEVLGIEDIRTTAADPGTVCDVVMALLSDGQWAVGIGVAPTLNTDSEVSLKGQSVDNRNRAIRAAEHALPARSRAGTVSALVDPDPDATAGANIAAAFQLMGHVLSKRTIEGREATSLVRSGLNQNEAAAELGISKQALSQRLYAAGWHVENAGWKLTLNLLKSAHEKAI; translated from the coding sequence ATGTTTGCGATTTTTGCACGTTATCGCGGAAGATCGACGAACCGTGCTGAACTGGTACGTAATTCCGCGGAAGCGCTGTCCACATTGCCGGGCGTGGCGCCTTTTGAAGTACTCGGGATTGAGGATATCCGTACTACCGCAGCGGATCCTGGCACTGTATGTGATGTCGTGATGGCGTTGCTTTCCGACGGCCAATGGGCTGTGGGCATCGGTGTTGCACCAACCCTAAACACAGATTCGGAAGTGTCCCTGAAAGGCCAATCTGTGGACAATCGAAACCGAGCAATCCGGGCAGCCGAGCACGCGCTCCCGGCTCGTTCCCGAGCCGGGACCGTGTCCGCTCTTGTCGACCCCGATCCCGATGCAACCGCCGGCGCAAACATAGCTGCAGCGTTCCAACTGATGGGGCATGTCTTGTCCAAGCGCACGATAGAGGGGCGCGAGGCAACGTCGTTAGTCCGCTCGGGGCTCAACCAGAATGAGGCTGCTGCCGAACTTGGTATCTCCAAGCAAGCATTGTCGCAGCGACTCTACGCAGCTGGATGGCATGTGGAGAATGCCGGCTGGAAGCTCACATTGAACTTACTCAAGTCTGCTCACGAAAAGGCTATTTAA
- a CDS encoding phosphoribosyl-ATP diphosphatase encodes MKNFDSLFAELTDRAEQRPEGSATVAALDAGVHTIGKKIIEEAGEVWIASEYQSDEELAEEMSQLMYWTQVMMIKRGLTPDDIYKYL; translated from the coding sequence ATGAAAAACTTTGACTCTCTGTTCGCAGAACTAACCGATCGTGCCGAGCAGCGCCCGGAAGGCTCTGCGACCGTTGCAGCTTTGGATGCTGGCGTCCATACCATCGGCAAGAAAATCATTGAAGAAGCCGGTGAAGTGTGGATTGCTTCGGAGTATCAATCTGATGAAGAGCTGGCTGAAGAAATGTCCCAGCTGATGTATTGGACTCAAGTCATGATGATCAAGCGTGGGCTCACCCCCGACGATATTTACAAATACCTCTGA
- the hisG gene encoding ATP phosphoribosyltransferase, whose product MIKIAIPNKGSLSEVASQILKEAGYAGRRDSKALNVYDKENDVEFFFLRPKDIAIYVASGKLDLGITGRDLALDSGAQVQEVLALGFGASTFRYAAPAGESWTVEDLEGKRIATSYPNLVRADLKKHGITADVIRLEGAVEISIKLGVADAIADVVSTGRTLREQGLKPFGEAICSSEAVVVAREGYELTDAQKVMLRRFEGILHAHTYLMLDYNIDRGTLPEASAITPGLSSPTVSPLAKDNWVAVRVMVPRKNANSIMDRLAAIGAEAILASELRIARI is encoded by the coding sequence ATGATTAAAATTGCTATCCCGAACAAGGGCTCCCTGTCTGAGGTAGCCTCGCAAATTCTCAAAGAAGCCGGCTACGCCGGTCGACGTGATTCCAAGGCCTTGAACGTCTACGACAAAGAAAACGATGTCGAGTTCTTCTTCCTCCGCCCAAAAGACATTGCTATTTATGTCGCGTCCGGAAAATTGGACTTGGGCATTACTGGTCGTGACCTCGCCCTGGATTCAGGCGCTCAGGTACAAGAAGTCTTGGCGCTCGGTTTTGGGGCCTCGACTTTCCGGTACGCGGCACCGGCAGGGGAGTCGTGGACGGTGGAAGACCTCGAAGGCAAGCGTATTGCGACGTCCTACCCCAACCTAGTTCGCGCTGATCTAAAGAAACACGGGATTACCGCCGACGTCATCCGCTTGGAGGGCGCAGTCGAAATATCCATCAAGCTCGGCGTGGCCGACGCGATTGCTGACGTCGTATCCACGGGGCGAACCCTCCGTGAGCAGGGACTTAAGCCGTTCGGGGAAGCTATTTGTTCGTCCGAGGCTGTCGTGGTGGCTCGTGAAGGCTACGAATTGACCGATGCACAAAAGGTTATGCTGCGCCGGTTCGAAGGCATCCTGCACGCACACACCTACCTGATGTTGGACTACAACATCGACCGGGGAACCCTGCCCGAGGCAAGCGCGATTACACCGGGATTGTCTAGCCCTACTGTTTCACCGTTGGCAAAAGATAATTGGGTCGCAGTACGTGTAATGGTGCCACGCAAAAATGCAAATTCCATTATGGACCGGCTGGCAGCAATAGGTGCTGAAGCAATTTTGGCTTCCGAACTAAGAATTGCACGTATTTAA
- the aspA gene encoding aspartate ammonia-lyase, producing MTDHATRVEEDLLGTLEVPANSYYGIHTLRAVENFPISSTTNNDMPAFIRGMVQVKKAAALANGRLRTLPQHKSEAIVWACDQILEEGRCMDQFPIDAFQGGAGTSLNMNTNEVVANLALEKLGFDKGTYSELNPMDDVNMAQSTNDAYPTGLHLGIYYEMQELKEAFDKLQQAFADKGKEFADVLKMGRTQLQDAVPMTLGEEFTGFSVNLAEELKNLQQAADELLEVNMGATAIGTGLNTPDGYQEEVVKALAEVTGLDIVGSPHLIEATSDNGPYVHAHAAIKRAAMKLSKICNDLRLLSSGPTAGLSEINLPPRQAGSSIMPGKVNPVIPEVVNQVCFKVFGNDVTITYAAEAGQLQLNVMEPAISQAIFESLSILKNAADTLRERCVVGITANKDVCAAYVENSIGIVTYLNPFIGHHNGDVIAREAGETGKKVRDLVLEKGLLDEEQLNKVLSTENLTYPKFQGKIYEEGEK from the coding sequence ATGACAGACCACGCAACTCGCGTTGAAGAAGACCTCCTTGGAACGCTTGAGGTCCCCGCAAATTCCTATTACGGAATTCACACCCTTCGCGCGGTGGAAAACTTCCCTATTTCTAGTACCACCAACAATGACATGCCCGCTTTCATTCGTGGCATGGTTCAGGTCAAGAAGGCCGCTGCTTTGGCTAATGGCCGTCTGCGTACTTTGCCACAGCACAAGTCTGAGGCAATCGTCTGGGCATGCGATCAGATTCTTGAAGAGGGTCGCTGCATGGATCAATTCCCGATCGACGCTTTCCAGGGTGGCGCCGGTACCTCGCTGAATATGAACACTAATGAGGTTGTAGCGAACCTCGCTCTGGAAAAGCTGGGCTTTGATAAAGGCACCTATTCAGAGCTCAATCCGATGGACGATGTCAACATGGCGCAGTCCACCAACGACGCATACCCAACCGGCCTGCACCTCGGGATCTACTACGAAATGCAGGAGCTGAAGGAAGCCTTCGATAAGCTGCAGCAGGCTTTCGCTGACAAGGGTAAGGAATTTGCGGATGTCCTGAAGATGGGCCGTACCCAGCTCCAGGATGCAGTGCCAATGACCCTCGGTGAGGAATTCACTGGCTTCAGCGTCAACCTTGCTGAAGAGTTGAAGAACCTGCAGCAGGCGGCAGACGAGCTTCTCGAAGTGAACATGGGCGCAACTGCCATCGGCACGGGTCTTAACACCCCAGACGGCTACCAGGAAGAGGTAGTCAAGGCGCTCGCTGAGGTCACCGGACTCGACATCGTCGGTTCGCCTCACCTGATTGAAGCAACCTCCGACAACGGCCCCTACGTCCACGCGCATGCAGCTATTAAGCGCGCTGCGATGAAGTTGTCGAAGATTTGTAACGACCTTCGCCTGCTCTCCTCGGGCCCAACCGCCGGTTTGAGCGAAATCAACCTGCCTCCGCGCCAGGCTGGTTCGTCAATCATGCCGGGCAAGGTCAACCCAGTTATCCCTGAGGTTGTCAACCAGGTGTGCTTCAAGGTATTCGGCAACGATGTGACCATCACCTACGCTGCGGAAGCCGGCCAGCTGCAGCTCAACGTCATGGAACCTGCAATCTCCCAGGCTATCTTTGAATCCCTGTCGATTCTGAAGAACGCTGCCGACACCCTGCGCGAGCGCTGCGTCGTTGGTATCACCGCTAATAAGGACGTCTGCGCTGCATACGTCGAAAATTCCATCGGCATCGTCACCTACCTCAATCCCTTCATTGGCCACCACAATGGTGATGTCATTGCACGCGAGGCAGGGGAGACCGGCAAGAAGGTCCGCGACCTCGTCCTTGAAAAGGGACTTCTCGACGAAGAACAGTTGAACAAGGTTCTCTCCACTGAGAACCTGACCTACCCGAAGTTCCAAGGCAAAATCTACGAAGAAGGCGAAAAGTAA
- a CDS encoding HAD family hydrolase: protein MKLPAAIMWDMDGTLVDSEPLWQQATLELSESLGRRLPQELLDATTGGSFGKTLRICTEYAGVSVNEDRAAELKSTMFSRARQLFSKHLVPRPGVVSLLEELQALDVPMFVTTNTERSLADVSIDAVGEQYFTGTVCGDEAGYKPDPGMFYHAAALAGVDPAQCLVFDDSIPGITGGLRAGCAVVGLPHSDDVSVPEGALDMRVVHGNISFSGVSASHISRWFNLSAHC, encoded by the coding sequence ATGAAACTCCCTGCGGCCATCATGTGGGATATGGATGGCACTCTCGTCGACTCTGAACCATTGTGGCAGCAAGCAACATTGGAATTGAGCGAATCTTTAGGGCGCAGGCTCCCGCAAGAGCTTCTCGACGCCACTACCGGAGGTTCTTTTGGGAAAACGCTTCGCATCTGCACGGAATACGCGGGCGTCTCAGTAAATGAAGACCGCGCGGCTGAATTGAAATCCACAATGTTCAGTCGCGCTCGTCAGCTGTTTTCCAAACACCTCGTACCACGCCCGGGAGTTGTTTCACTATTAGAGGAGCTCCAGGCGCTTGACGTTCCCATGTTCGTGACGACCAATACTGAGCGGTCCTTGGCGGATGTCTCAATCGACGCAGTCGGTGAACAGTACTTTACGGGGACTGTGTGCGGGGATGAAGCCGGCTATAAGCCCGATCCGGGGATGTTCTATCACGCAGCAGCTCTAGCCGGGGTGGATCCCGCTCAGTGCCTTGTCTTTGATGATTCGATTCCTGGCATCACCGGTGGCTTGCGTGCTGGGTGCGCTGTGGTTGGGCTTCCACACTCGGATGATGTCTCAGTGCCGGAGGGCGCATTAGACATGCGTGTGGTGCATGGAAACATATCGTTTAGCGGAGTTAGCGCCAGTCACATTTCACGGTGGTTTAACCTAAGCGCACATTGTTGA